A genome region from Drosophila simulans strain w501 chromosome 2R, Prin_Dsim_3.1, whole genome shotgun sequence includes the following:
- the LOC6733256 gene encoding ras-related protein Rab-2A, whose protein sequence is MSYAYLFKYIIIGDTGVGKSCLLLQFTDKRFQPVHDLTIGVEFGARMITIDGKQIKLQIWDTAGQEAFRSITRSYYRGAAGALLVYDITRRETFNHLTTWLEDARQHSNSNMVIMLIGNKSDLDSRREVKKEEGEAFAREHGLVFMETSARTAANVEEAFINTAKEIYEKIQEGVFDINNEANGIKIGQQHSPTNPSLPGAGGAAGAANSGCC, encoded by the exons ATGTCGTACGCGTACTTGTTCAAATACATCATTATCGGAGACACAG GCGTGGGCAAGTCCTGTCTGCTGCTCCAGTTCACGGATAAGCGATTCCAGCCGGTGCACGACCTGACCATTGGCGTGGAGTTCGGAGCACGCATGATCACCATCGACGGGAAGCAGATCAAGCTGCAAATCTGGGACACGGCTGGCCAGGAGGCTTTCAG ATCTATCACACGTTCTTATTACCGCGGAGCTGCTGGCGCCTTGCTGGTGTACGACATCACACGACGGGAGACCTTCAACCACCTGACCACCTGGCTTGAGGATGCGCGTCAGCACTCAAACTCGAACATGGTCATCATGCTGATAGGCAACAAGAGCGATTTGGATTCGCGGCGTGAGGTGAAGAAAGAGGAGGGCGAGGCCTTCGCCCGCGAGCACGGACTGGTCTTCATGGAGACTTCTGCGCGCACAGCTGCCAACGTAGAGGAGGCTTTCATCAATACGGCCAAAGAGATTTACGAGAAGATCCAGGAAGGTGTCTTCGACATCAACAATGAG GCAAACGGCATTAAGATCGGCCAACAGCACTCGCCCACAAACCCGTCGCTGCCaggagccggaggagcagctggagcagcaaaCAGTGGCTGCTGCTAG
- the LOC6733257 gene encoding uncharacterized protein LOC6733257, producing the protein MAKLASDPNASNNNSCEAANNNHNGQNQSQNGDASNYQALPLTPAPANTPLHKAIKHDLFPEVTFCNLSVEELTDGAGHSRVVRSSVIELEDGTMTCLMNGNGQVKRRKRLISNESGDSIDSSSTEKKTPKMPDGGYGWVVVFASLVVSLIADGLSFSFGLINVELLDYFGESTSKTAWISSLFFSVPLLMGPIWSNLVDKYGCRKMTILGGVVSAFGFALSSFCNSIEMLMVTFGIISGLGLGIGYVTAVVSIAFWFDKKRTFATGIGASGTGIGTFVYARLTSYLIESYGWRGATLILGGTMLNACVCGALMRDPDWLIEENRLESRSQSVTTFSNSSVCLEEIKKLLDTGITKEAVLDSLVTKNNTEANQQIDDPLDSALKRYRSEIFLPTFLSTQELDSICEVKSLSRRSLRHKEGAEAPSRENLLSMSSGAGAYPPSTAVIGSPDDTLMGGIAQEAAEEAKKAYLASIETLSPSEKRSTGGTPNGSLRSSDEGYLTQKHASSRYSLNENIFMAKHTTPSISNLKVNGLRHNSVDILSEDMHCYYSKDETFALLEPNRRIRPTVIAIPEQEQSVNSELATRRARLDSITGIRRLSRSKKPSHHRSNLRRNISIRNSNFLKDMRIHRNSIHYRGAMLNTHRYRLRASSCPNIYRNSMTTIAKEEEDTWYDNFVDTMKSIFDFSLFLDMKFALFNLSTLFLFIWFIIPYLYLPDYMKQYKYDVSQSAELISDVGIAQTVGMIGLGYLGDLPWMNINICYSLCMLVCGASVFFMPLLITNYMGLMAMCVIFGFTFASSFSFTPSILVSIVDLDDFTCAYGLVLLVQGVGMIAGPPIAGVIYEYTGRWDDTFYYAGIFIALSGVCSYLIEFCEKKAPKESDSDVLETKKAQLLH; encoded by the exons ATGGCCAAGCTAGCGTCGGATCCAAACgcctccaacaacaacagctgcgaGGCGGCtaacaacaaccacaatgGCCAGAACCAGAGCCAAAACGGAGACGCCTCCAATTACCAGGCGCTGCCTCTCACGCCTGCTCCGGCCAACACGCCACTCCACAAGGCCATCAAGCACGACCTCTTCCCGGAGGTCACGTTCTGCAACCTCTCCGTAGAGGAACTCACGGATGGTGCGGGACACAGCCGTGTGGTAAGGAGCAGTGTCATCGAACTGGAGGACGGCACCATGACGTGCCTGATGAACGGAAACGGGCAGGTGAAGCGGCGCAAACGCCTGATCTCGAACGAGTCCGGCGACTCGATCGACTCCAGTTCCACGGAGAAGAAAACGCCCAAGATGCCCGACGGTGGGTATGGGTGGGTCGTGGTGTTCGCCTCTCTGGTCGTGTCCCTTATAGCCGACGGACTGAGCTTCTCATTCGGCCTAATAAACGTGGAACTGCTGGACTACTTCGGAGAGTCCACTTCCAAGACAGCCTGGATATCCTCGCTATTCTTCTCCGTGCCCCTGCTGATGGGACCCATCTGGTCCAACCTGGTGGACAAGTACGGCTGCCGAAAGATGACCATCCTCGGTGGTGTGGTCTCTGCCTTTGGGTTTGCGCTGTCTTCGTTCTGCAACTCAATCGAGATGCTCATGGTGACCTTTGGTATCATCTCGGGACTGGGCTTAGGCATCGGGTACGTGACCGCGGTGGTGTCCATTGCATTCTGGTTCGACAAGAAGCGCACCTTCGCCACCGGCATCGGAGCATCGGGCACCGGCATTGGGACCTTTGTCTACGCCCGCCTAACTTCCTATCTAATCGAATCGTACGGCTGGCGCGGAGCCACTCTAATCCTTGGCGGCACCATGCTCAACGCATGCGTTTGCGGCGCCCTGATGCGCGATCCCGACTGGCTGATCGAGGAAAACCGACTAGAGAGTCGATCCCAAAGCGTCACCACCTTCTCCAACTCCAGTGTCTGCCTGgaggaaattaaaaagctGCTGGACACCGGCATCACAAAGGAGGCTGTGCTAGACTCGTTGGTGACCAAGAATAACACGGAGGCCAACCAGCAGATTGACGATCCATTGGACTCCGCCCTCAAGCGCTACCGCAGCGAGATCTTCTTGCCCACCTTCCTGAGCACTCAGGAGCTCGACAGCATCTGCGAGGTTAAGAGCCTGAGCCGACGCTCCCTACGCCACAAGGAGGGTGCGGAGGCGCCGTCACGCGAGAACCTGCTGTCCATGTCCTCGGGAGCAGGTGCCTATCCCCCATCGACTGCCGTGATAGGCTCGCCCGATGATACCCTAATGGGCGGAATAGCTCAAGAGGCGGCAGAGGAAGCTAAGAAGGCTTACCTGGCCTCCATCGAGACGCTGTCTCCATCGGAAAAACGCTCCACTGGTGGGACTCCCAATGGCTCCCTCCGCTCCTCGGACGAAGGCTACCTCACGCAGAAGCACGCCAGCTCCCGGTATTCGCTTAACGAAAACATCTTCATGGCCAAGCATACAACACCATCAATCTCCAACCTAAAGGTGAATGGCCTGCGACACAATTCGGTGGACATCTTGAGCGAGGACATGCACTGCTACTACTCGAAGGACGAAACCTTCGCGTTGCTGGAGCCGAACAGGCGCATCAGGCCCACCGTCATCGCCATTCCGGAACAGGAGCAATCGGTGAACAGCGAGCTGGCCACCCGTCGCGCCCGCCTGGACAGCATCACGGGAATCCGCCGGCTGTCGCGCTCCAAAAAGCCCAGCCACCACCGATCCAACCTCCGCCGCAACATCTCGATCCGGAACTCAAACTTCCTCAAGGACATGCGCATTCACCGCAACTCTATCCACTACCGCGGGGCCATGCTGAACACGCACCGCTACCGGCTGCGCGCCTCCTCCTGCCCCAACATCTACCGCAACTCGATGACCACCATCGCCAAAGAGGAGGAAGAT ACCTGGTATGACAACTTCGTGGACACCATGAAGTCCATCTTTGACTTTTCCCTCTTTCTGGACATGAAGTTCGCCCTCTTCAATCTCTCCACATTGTTTTTGTTCATTTG GTTCATTATCCCCTATCTGTACCTTCCCGATTACATGAAGCAATACAAGTACGACGTGAGCCAGAGTGCCGAGTTGATTTCGGATGTCGGCATTGCCCAAACGGTGGGCATGATAGGACTTGGCTATCTGGGGGATCTGCCCTGGATGAACATCAACATATGCTACTCGCTGTGCATGCTGG TCTGTGGAGCTTCAGTGTTCTTCATGCCCCTGCTGATTACCAACTACATGGGCCTGATGGCCATGTGCGTTATTTTCGGATTTACGTTCGCCAGCTCTTTTTCGTTTACGCCCAGCATTCTGGTCAGTATTGTGGATCTGGACGATTTCACGTGTGCCTACGGTCTGGTGCTGCTGGTTCAGGGAGTAGGAATGATCGCAGGACCCCCTATTGCAGGCGTCATATACGAGTATACGGGCAG ATGGGATGACACCTTCTATTATGCTGGAATATTTATCGCACTCTCCGGTGTCTGTTCGTATCTGATCGAGTTCTGTGAGAAGAAAGCACCTAAGGAGAGTGATAGTGATGTCTTAGAGACTAAAAAAGCTCAACTTTTACACTAG
- the LOC6733255 gene encoding MOB kinase activator-like 4 isoform X1: MKMADGSTILRRNRPGTKSKDFCRWPDEPLEEMDSTLAVQQYIQQLIKRDPSNVELILTMPEAQDEGVWKYEHLRQFCMELNGLAVRLQKECSPSTCTQMTATDQWIFLCAAHKTPKECPAIDYTRHTLDGAACLLNSNKYFPSSVSPRVSIKESSVTKLGSVCRRVYRIFSHAYFHHRRIFDEFEAETYLCHRFTHFVTKYNLMSKENLIVPINVGENAAPGESEA, translated from the exons ATGAAGATGGCTGACGGCTCGACCATATTGCGTAGGAACCGGCCAGGCACAAAATCAAAG GACTTCTGTCGCTGGCCCGACGAGCCCCTGGAGGAGATGGACAGCACGCTGGCGGTGCAGCAGTACATACAGCAGCTGATTAAGCGCGACCCGAGCAACGTGGAACTCATACTGACCATGCCAGAGGCGCAGGATGAGGGCGTGTGGAAGTACGAGCACCTGCGCCAGTTCTGCATGGAGCTGAATGGCCTGGCAGTGCGGCTGCAGAAGGAGTGCTCTCCGTCGACGTGCACCCAGATGACAGCCACCGACCAGTGGATATTCCTGTGCGCCGCCCACAAGACGCCCAAGGAGTGCCCGGCCATTGACTACACACGCCACACGCTGGACGGTGCCGCCTGTCTGCTAAACAGCAACAAGTACTTCCCGAGCAG TGTCTCCCCCAGGGTGTCCATCAAGGAGTCGTCGGTGACCAAGCTGGGCTCCGTGTGTCGGCGGGTGTATCGCATCTTCTCGCACGCCTACTTTCACCATCGTCGCATTTTCGACGAATTCGAGGCCGAGACGTATCTGTGCCACCGTTTCACGCATTTCGTCACAAAATACAATCTGATGTCGAAGGAGAATCTGATCGTGCCCATCAACGTGGGTGAAAACGCGGCCCCTGGCGAAAGCGAGGCTTAG
- the LOC6733253 gene encoding ribonuclease P protein subunit p25-like protein translates to MMHYRKAENVEKELSKSDLPFEDCMPKSQKDFLWMHVKGGTKVSNVVEFAQAALNKGEHRCVVWSGSGGGVVKTISCAEVLKRSHPVYQVTRMAYTSVEEHWKPQMEGLEEIIVTRQIPTLHILMSLDELPDTIDGLQKPNTSTDFWDGGGAQSHPRSQPRHQQQPHQPGAGSGGRPNKRTRPGRNKPGQQHGKPVAEENLPAS, encoded by the exons ATGATGCACTACCGCAAGGCCGAGAATGTGGAGAAGGAGCTGAGCAAGAGCGATCTGCCATTCGAGGACTGCATGCCAAAGTCCCAAAAGGATTTTTTGTGGATGCAT GTAAAAGGCGGTACCAAAGTGAGCAATGTGGTTGAGTTCGCTCAGGCGGCGCTGAACAAGGGCGAGCACAGATGCGTGGTGTGGAGCGGCTCCGGCGGCGGAGTGGTGAAGACCATATCCTGTGCCGAGGTCCTCAAACGGAGCCACCCCGTCTACCAGGTGACGCGCATGGCCTACACCAG CGTGGAGGAGCACTGGAAGCCGCAAATGGAAGGCCTGGAGGAGATAATAGTCACGCGCCAAATACCCACCCTACACATCCTCATGAGTCTGGACGAGCTGCCGGATACTATAGATGG CTTACAAAAGCCAAATACATCCACTGATTTTTGGGATGGCGGAGGAGCACAGTCACATCCACGTTCCCAGCCCCGccatcagcagcaaccacaTCAACCAGGAGCTGGGAGTGGGGGTCGGCCGAACAAACGGACCAGACCCGGACGCAATAAACCAGGCCAACAACACGGAAAACCTGTCGCCGAAGAGAATTTACCCGCCAGTTAG
- the LOC6733258 gene encoding uncharacterized protein LOC6733258 has protein sequence MWLPGQNPLAGSTNCNNCICNCNSNSSYATSNCRQLPSIIAQYILRWPVINPLTFLMNDLRSKSFYRAGKPTSAASASGATTSAKSFAKGQNNNPRTYNNSGKSNKVFLHYIPRDPRLRIFNKTATLNKHSNRTLSELNITEDLCNYGELIGGGAETVKLVPVKS, from the coding sequence ATGTGGCTGCCAGGGCAAAATCCGCTAGCCGGCAGCACAAACTGCAAcaactgcatctgcaactgcaacagcaacagcagctacGCCACCAGCAACTGCCGCCAGTTGCCGTCAATTATCGCTCAATATATTCTCCGTTGGCCTGTGATAAACCCCCTAACGTTCTTAATGAACGACCTTCGGTCCAAGTCATTCTATCGTGCAGGCAAACCAACATCTGCAGCATCCGCATCGGGCGCGACCACCAGCGCCAAGTCGTTCGCCAAGGGCCAGAACAACAATCCCCGTACttacaacaacagcggcaagTCGAACAAGGTGTTCCTGCACTACATACCCCGCGATCCGCGCCTAAGAATTTTCAACAAAACCGCCACCCTGAATAAACACTCGAATCGCACCCTGAGCGAGCTAAACATAACTGAAGACCTGTGCAATTATGGTGAATTGATTGGCGGCGGTGCCGAAACAGTGAAGCTAGTGCCAGTGAAATCTTAA
- the LOC6739277 gene encoding FAD-dependent oxidoreductase domain-containing protein 1, which produces MLGLRRVLRSGALRQLSSLSGKPQGDVLPRSCEVLIIGGGGMGASSALWLKSRALQLGRKLNVLVVERDAGYTSASTVLSVGGVRQQFSLAENIEMSLFGYNFVVNGREHLGDVDLCYQPNGYLILASEKGAHILAKNSKLQNELGARNELLGPEGLRQRFPWLSTEGVELGCHGIDKEGWFDPWALLMGYKKKARALGANFANGSVVGFEWNDSGGLSGAVVDAGDGVQRTVKFDTCVLAAGAYSGQVARLAGIGDKEAKVASLSVALPVEPRKRYVYVLSTQGKNCPGLATPLTVDPDGTYFRRDGLCGNFLCGRSPNEDEEPECETLDVDHGYFETDVWPTLANRVPAFESVKIQSSWAGFYDHNTFDANGIIGRHPHYSNLFIAAGFSGHGIQQTPAVGRAISELILDGKFTTLDLSRLGFERLVNQQPMHEVNIV; this is translated from the exons ATGCTGGGCCTGCGACGAGTTCTGCGATCGGGTGCACTGCGTCAGCTCAGCTCGTTAAGTGGCAAGCCGCAAGGCGATGTCCTTCCCCGGAGCTGCGAAGTCCTGATAATCGGTGGCGGTGGCATGGGCGCCTCCTCCGCTCTCTGGCTCAAGTCCCGGGCCCTGCAGCTGGGCCGCAAGCTCAATGTGCTGGTGGTGGAGCGGGATGCTGGT TACACCAGCGCATCCACAGTGCTTTCTGTAGGCGGAGTGCGGCAGCAGTTCTCTCTGGCCGAGAACATAGAGATGTCGCTGTTCGGATACAACTTCGTGGTTAACGGAAGGGAGCATCTGGGCGACGTGGATCTGTGCTACCAGCCGAACGGCTACCTGATCCTTGCCTCCGAGAAGGGAGCCCACATCCTGGCAAAGAACTCTAAGCTGCAGAACGAGCTGGGGGCCCGAAATGAGCTGCTTGGCCCGGAGGGACTGCGTCAGCGGTTTCCGTGGTTGTCCACAGAGGGCGTGGAGCTGGGATGCCACGGGATTGACAAGGAGGGATGGTTTGATCCGTGGGCCCTGCTCATGGGCTACAAGAAGAAGGCCCGTGCTTTGGGCGCGAATTTCGCGAACGGCTCGGTAGTGGGTTTTGAATGGAACGATTCGGGCGGTCTTTCTGGAGCAGTGGTCGACGCCGGAGATGGGGTGCAGCGCACGGTGAAGTTTGACACGTGCGTCCTGGCGGCGGGAGCGTACTCGGGTCAGGTGGCGCGTCTGGCAGGGATTGGTGATAAGGAAGCAAAGGTGGCTTCCCTAAGTGTAGCCCTGCCGGTGGAGCCTCGCAAGCGATACGTCTATGTGCTTAGCACGCAGGGTAAGAATTGTCCTGGGCTAGCAACACCTCTGACCGTTGATCCGGATGGCACCTACTTTCGACGGGACGGTCTTTGTGGAAACTTTCTGTGCGGCCGGAGTCCAAACGAAGACGAGGAGCCGGAGTGCGAAACGCTGGACGTGGACCACGGGTACTTTGAAACGGATGTCTGGCCCACACTGGCGAACCGAGTTCCTGCCTTTGAGTCTGTGAAGATTCAGAGCAGCTGGGCGGGCTTCTATGACCACAACACATTCGACGCAAACGGCATCATCGGCAGACATCCTCACTACAGCAATCTCTTCATTGCCGCGGGCTTCAGTGGGCACGGCATTCAGCAGACTCCCGCCGTGGGTCGAGCCATTTCCGAACTCATCTTGGACGGCAAGTTTACCACACTGGATCTATCGCGCCTCGGCTTCGAACGCCTGGTGAACCAACAGCCTATGCACGAAGTGAATATCGTTTGA
- the LOC6733255 gene encoding MOB kinase activator-like 4 isoform X2 yields MKMADGSTILRRNRPGTKSKDFCRWPDEPLEEMDSTLAVQQYIQQLIKRDPSNVELILTMPEAQDEGVWKYEHLRQFCMELNGLAVRLQKECSPSTCTQMTATDQWIFLCAAHKTPKECPAIDYTRHTLDGAACLLNSNKYFPSRVSIKESSVTKLGSVCRRVYRIFSHAYFHHRRIFDEFEAETYLCHRFTHFVTKYNLMSKENLIVPINVGENAAPGESEA; encoded by the exons ATGAAGATGGCTGACGGCTCGACCATATTGCGTAGGAACCGGCCAGGCACAAAATCAAAG GACTTCTGTCGCTGGCCCGACGAGCCCCTGGAGGAGATGGACAGCACGCTGGCGGTGCAGCAGTACATACAGCAGCTGATTAAGCGCGACCCGAGCAACGTGGAACTCATACTGACCATGCCAGAGGCGCAGGATGAGGGCGTGTGGAAGTACGAGCACCTGCGCCAGTTCTGCATGGAGCTGAATGGCCTGGCAGTGCGGCTGCAGAAGGAGTGCTCTCCGTCGACGTGCACCCAGATGACAGCCACCGACCAGTGGATATTCCTGTGCGCCGCCCACAAGACGCCCAAGGAGTGCCCGGCCATTGACTACACACGCCACACGCTGGACGGTGCCGCCTGTCTGCTAAACAGCAACAAGTACTTCCCGAGCAG GGTGTCCATCAAGGAGTCGTCGGTGACCAAGCTGGGCTCCGTGTGTCGGCGGGTGTATCGCATCTTCTCGCACGCCTACTTTCACCATCGTCGCATTTTCGACGAATTCGAGGCCGAGACGTATCTGTGCCACCGTTTCACGCATTTCGTCACAAAATACAATCTGATGTCGAAGGAGAATCTGATCGTGCCCATCAACGTGGGTGAAAACGCGGCCCCTGGCGAAAGCGAGGCTTAG